The following coding sequences lie in one Phacochoerus africanus isolate WHEZ1 chromosome 12, ROS_Pafr_v1, whole genome shotgun sequence genomic window:
- the DHTKD1 gene encoding 2-oxoadipate dehydrogenase complex component E1 isoform X1 produces MAFATVAAARLGLSRAPSLLRRGYQTERGVYGYRPRKRESREPQGGLARPPVDHGLARLVTVYCEHGHKAAKINPLFTGRALQENVPEIQALVQTLQGPFNTAGLLNMGKEEASLKEVVAYLNQIYCGQISIETSQLQSQEEKDWFAKRFEELKKEAFTTEERKHLLKLMLESQAFDHFLATKFATVKRYGGEGAESMMGFFYELLRMAAYSGVTDVIIGMPHRGRLNLLTGLLQFPPELMFRKMRGLSEFPENVSAVGDVLSHLTSSVDLDFGAHHPLHVTMLPNPSHLEAVNPVAVGKTRGRQQSRQDGDYSPDSSAQPGDKVICLQVHGDASFCGQGIVPETFTLSNLPHFRIGGSIHLIVNNQLGYTTPAERGRSSLYCSDIGKLVGCAIIHVNGDSPEEVVHAARLALEYQRQFRKDVIVDLLCYRQWGHNELDEPLFTNPVMYQIIRARKSIPDTYAENLVASGLMTQEEVSEIKASYYAKLNGHLANMAHYSPPATHLQAHWRGLVQPEASITTWNTGVPPDLLRFIGRKSVEVPEELQVHSHLLKMFVQSRLEKVMDGTKLDWATAEALALGSLLAEGFNVRLSGQDVGRGTFSQRHAMVVCQKTDDTYIPLNHMDPNQKGFLEVSNSPLSEEAVLGFEYGMSIESPKLLPLWEAQFGDFFNGAQIIFDTFISGGEAKWLLQSGLVVLLPHGYDGAGPDHSSCRIERFLQMCDSVEEGVDGDTVNMSVVHPTTPAQYFHLLRRQMVRNFRKPLIVASPKTLLRLPAAVSTLQEMAPGTTFKPVIGDSSVDPQKVKSLVFCSGKHFYALLKQRDSLEAKKHDFAIIRIEELCPFPLDSLQQEMSRYKHVRDFTWSQEEPQNMGPWFFVSPRFEKQLACKLRLVSRPALPVSAVGIGTVHLQQQEEVLAKTFT; encoded by the exons TGGATCACGGCCTTGCCAGGTTGGTAACCGTATATTGCGAGCACGGTCACAAAGCAGCCAAAATCAACCCCCTCTTCACTGGCCGAGCGCTGCAGGAGAATGTGCCTGAAATCCAAGCCCTCGTGCAGACTTTGCAGGGACCCTTCAATACTGCAG GCTTATTGAacatggggaaggaggaggcctCTCTCAAGGAAGTCGTGGCCTATCTCAACCAGATCTACTGTGGGCAGATTTCTATTGAAACGTCCCAGCTTCAGAGCCAGGAGGAGAAAGACTGGTTTGCCAAGAGGTTTGAGGAACTGAAAAAGGAGGCATTTACCACAGAAGAGCGAAAACATTTGTTGAAACTCATGCTAGAATCTCAG GCGTTTGACCACTTTTTGGCCACCAAGTTTGCCACGGTGAAGCGATACGGAGGCGAAGGGGCTGAAAGCATGATGGGCTTTTTCTACGAGCTGCTGAGAATGGCTGCCTACAGCGGGGTCACCGATGTCATTATTGGGATGCCCCATAGAGGGAGGCTGAACCTACTGACAGGCCTTCTGCAGTTCCCTCCAGAG TTGATGTTCCGTAAAATGCGAGGCTTAAGTGAATTTCCGGAAAACGTCTCCGCCGTTGGCGATGTCCTGTCTCACCTGACCTCCTCGGTTGACCTGGACTTCGGGGCACACCATCCCCTCCACGTGACCATGCTCCCTAACCCCTCCCACCTGGAAGCCGTGAACCCCGTGGCTGTCGGGAAGACCCGTGGGAGGCAGCAGTCGAGGCAGGATGGGGACTACTCTCCAGACAGTTCGGCTCAGCCTGGGGACAAAGTCATTTGCCTGCAG GTTCACGGTGATGCTTCTTTCTGTGGCCAAGGGATCGTTCCTGAAACATTTACGCTCTCGAATCTCCCACATTTCAGAATTGGTGGGAGCATCCATCTGATTGTCAATAACCAGCTGGGCTACACCACTCCTGCAGAGAGAGGAAGGTCTTCCTTGTACTGCAGTGACATCG GGAAGCTTGTGGGCTGTGCCATCATCCACGTCAATGGAGACAGCCCGGAGGAGGTGGTCCACGCGGCACGACTGGCCTTGGAGTATCAGCGCCAGTTCCGGAAGGACGTGATTGTTGACTTGCTGTGCTACAGGCAGTGGGGCCACAATGAGCTGGATGAGCCCTTGTTCACCAACCCGGTCATGTACCAGATCATCAG AGCCCGGAAGAGCATCCCCGACACATATGCCGAGAACCTTGTGGCCAGTGGACTCATGACCCAGGAGGAGGTGTCAGAAATCAAAGCCTCCTACTACGCGAAGTTGAACGGCCATTTAGCTAACATGGCCCACTACAGCCCACCTGCCACGCACCTGCAGGCCCACTGGCGGGGCCTGGTTCAGCCGGAAGCGTCCATCACCACCTGGAACACAGGGGTGCCCCCTGACCTCCTGCGGTTTATCGGCAGGAAGTCTGTGGAGGTGCCAGAGGAGCTCCAGGTGCACAGTCACCTTCTGAAGATGTTTGTTCAG TCCCGATTGGAGAAAGTGATGGATGGAACAAAGTTAGACTGGGCCACAGCTGAAGCTCTTGCCTTGGGTTCATTGCTTGCTGAAG GTTTTAATGTCCGACTGAGTGGCCAGGATGTTGGCCGTGGAACCTTCAGCCAGAGGCATGCAATGGTTGTCTGCCAGAAGACTGATGACACCTATATCCCCCTGAACCATATGGACCCTAATCAGAAGGGGTTTCTAGAG GTTAGCAACAGCCCGCTGTCGGAAGAGGCTGTCCTGGGATTCGAGTATGGGATGAGCATCGAAAGCCCGAAGCTGCTGCCCCTCTGGGAGGCTCAGTTTGGCGATTTCTTCAACGGCGCCCAGATCATCTTTGACACGTTCATCTCCGGAG GAGAGGCCAAGTGGCTCCTGCAGAGTGGCCTCGTCGTCCTCCTCCCGCATGGCTACGACGGGGCTGGGCCGGACCACTCGTCTTGTCGGATAGAGCGTTTCTTGCAG aTGTGTGACAGCGTGGAAGAGGGCGTGGACGGGGACACCGTGAACATGTCCGTGGTCCACCCCACCACGCCCGCCCAGTACTTCCACCTGCTCAGGAGACAGATGGTCCGAAATTTCAGGAAACCCCTCATCGTCGCCTCTCCGAAGACATTGCTCAGACTCCCT GCAGCTGTGTCAACTCTTCAAGAAATGGCCCCAGGAACAACATTCAAACCAGTCATTGGTGATTCATCTGTGGATCCCCAAAA GGTGAAGAGTCTAGTGTTCTGCTCTGGCAAACATTTCTATGCTCTGCTAAAGCAAAGAGACTCTCTGGAGGCCAAGAAGCATGACTTTGCCATCATCCGAATAGAAGAACTCTGTCCTTTCCCATTAGATTCGCTGCAGCAAGAGATGAGCAGATACAAACACGTTAGAG ATTTTACTTGGAGTCAGGAGGAGCCTCAGAACATGGGtccttggttttttgtttctccaAGATTTGAAAAGCAGCTGGCCTGCAAG ctTCGACTTGTGAGCCGACCTGCGTTGCCGGTCTCCGCGGTGGGGATCGGCACCGTGCACCTCCAGCAGCAAGAAGAAGTCCTCGCCAAGACCTTCACCTGA
- the DHTKD1 gene encoding 2-oxoadipate dehydrogenase complex component E1 isoform X2, protein MAFATVAAARLGLSRAPSLLRRGYQTERGVYGYRPRKRESREPQGGLARPPVDHGLARLVTVYCEHGHKAAKINPLFTGRALQENVPEIQALVQTLQGPFNTAGLLNMGKEEASLKEVVAYLNQIYCGQISIETSQLQSQEEKDWFAKRFEELKKEAFTTEERKHLLKLMLESQAFDHFLATKFATVKRYGGEGAESMMGFFYELLRMAAYSGVTDVIIGMPHRGRLNLLTGLLQFPPELMFRKMRGLSEFPENVSAVGDVLSHLTSSVDLDFGAHHPLHVTMLPNPSHLEAVNPVAVGKTRGRQQSRQDGDYSPDSSAQPGDKVICLQVHGDASFCGQGIVPETFTLSNLPHFRIGGSIHLIVNNQLGYTTPAERGRSSLYCSDIGKLVGCAIIHVNGDSPEEVVHAARLALEYQRQFRKDVIVDLLCYRQWGHNELDEPLFTNPVMYQIIRARKSIPDTYAENLVASGLMTQEEVSEIKASYYAKLNGHLANMAHYSPPATHLQAHWRGLVQPEASITTWNTGVPPDLLRFIGRKSVEVPEELQVHSHLLKMFVQSRLEKVMDGTKLDWATAEALALGSLLAEGFNVRLSGQDVGRGTFSQRHAMVVCQKTDDTYIPLNHMDPNQKGFLEVSNSPLSEEAVLGFEYGMSIESPKLLPLWEAQFGDFFNGAQIIFDTFISGGEAKWLLQSGLVVLLPHGYDGAGPDHSSCRIERFLQMCDSVEEGVDGDTVNMSVVHPTTPAQYFHLLRRQMVRNFRKPLIVASPKTLLRLPAAVSTLQEMAPGTTFKPVIGDSSVDPQKVKSLVFCSGKHFYALLKQRDSLEAKKHDFAIIRIEELCPFPLDSLQQEMSRYKHVRGKPQFFAINIESRVA, encoded by the exons TGGATCACGGCCTTGCCAGGTTGGTAACCGTATATTGCGAGCACGGTCACAAAGCAGCCAAAATCAACCCCCTCTTCACTGGCCGAGCGCTGCAGGAGAATGTGCCTGAAATCCAAGCCCTCGTGCAGACTTTGCAGGGACCCTTCAATACTGCAG GCTTATTGAacatggggaaggaggaggcctCTCTCAAGGAAGTCGTGGCCTATCTCAACCAGATCTACTGTGGGCAGATTTCTATTGAAACGTCCCAGCTTCAGAGCCAGGAGGAGAAAGACTGGTTTGCCAAGAGGTTTGAGGAACTGAAAAAGGAGGCATTTACCACAGAAGAGCGAAAACATTTGTTGAAACTCATGCTAGAATCTCAG GCGTTTGACCACTTTTTGGCCACCAAGTTTGCCACGGTGAAGCGATACGGAGGCGAAGGGGCTGAAAGCATGATGGGCTTTTTCTACGAGCTGCTGAGAATGGCTGCCTACAGCGGGGTCACCGATGTCATTATTGGGATGCCCCATAGAGGGAGGCTGAACCTACTGACAGGCCTTCTGCAGTTCCCTCCAGAG TTGATGTTCCGTAAAATGCGAGGCTTAAGTGAATTTCCGGAAAACGTCTCCGCCGTTGGCGATGTCCTGTCTCACCTGACCTCCTCGGTTGACCTGGACTTCGGGGCACACCATCCCCTCCACGTGACCATGCTCCCTAACCCCTCCCACCTGGAAGCCGTGAACCCCGTGGCTGTCGGGAAGACCCGTGGGAGGCAGCAGTCGAGGCAGGATGGGGACTACTCTCCAGACAGTTCGGCTCAGCCTGGGGACAAAGTCATTTGCCTGCAG GTTCACGGTGATGCTTCTTTCTGTGGCCAAGGGATCGTTCCTGAAACATTTACGCTCTCGAATCTCCCACATTTCAGAATTGGTGGGAGCATCCATCTGATTGTCAATAACCAGCTGGGCTACACCACTCCTGCAGAGAGAGGAAGGTCTTCCTTGTACTGCAGTGACATCG GGAAGCTTGTGGGCTGTGCCATCATCCACGTCAATGGAGACAGCCCGGAGGAGGTGGTCCACGCGGCACGACTGGCCTTGGAGTATCAGCGCCAGTTCCGGAAGGACGTGATTGTTGACTTGCTGTGCTACAGGCAGTGGGGCCACAATGAGCTGGATGAGCCCTTGTTCACCAACCCGGTCATGTACCAGATCATCAG AGCCCGGAAGAGCATCCCCGACACATATGCCGAGAACCTTGTGGCCAGTGGACTCATGACCCAGGAGGAGGTGTCAGAAATCAAAGCCTCCTACTACGCGAAGTTGAACGGCCATTTAGCTAACATGGCCCACTACAGCCCACCTGCCACGCACCTGCAGGCCCACTGGCGGGGCCTGGTTCAGCCGGAAGCGTCCATCACCACCTGGAACACAGGGGTGCCCCCTGACCTCCTGCGGTTTATCGGCAGGAAGTCTGTGGAGGTGCCAGAGGAGCTCCAGGTGCACAGTCACCTTCTGAAGATGTTTGTTCAG TCCCGATTGGAGAAAGTGATGGATGGAACAAAGTTAGACTGGGCCACAGCTGAAGCTCTTGCCTTGGGTTCATTGCTTGCTGAAG GTTTTAATGTCCGACTGAGTGGCCAGGATGTTGGCCGTGGAACCTTCAGCCAGAGGCATGCAATGGTTGTCTGCCAGAAGACTGATGACACCTATATCCCCCTGAACCATATGGACCCTAATCAGAAGGGGTTTCTAGAG GTTAGCAACAGCCCGCTGTCGGAAGAGGCTGTCCTGGGATTCGAGTATGGGATGAGCATCGAAAGCCCGAAGCTGCTGCCCCTCTGGGAGGCTCAGTTTGGCGATTTCTTCAACGGCGCCCAGATCATCTTTGACACGTTCATCTCCGGAG GAGAGGCCAAGTGGCTCCTGCAGAGTGGCCTCGTCGTCCTCCTCCCGCATGGCTACGACGGGGCTGGGCCGGACCACTCGTCTTGTCGGATAGAGCGTTTCTTGCAG aTGTGTGACAGCGTGGAAGAGGGCGTGGACGGGGACACCGTGAACATGTCCGTGGTCCACCCCACCACGCCCGCCCAGTACTTCCACCTGCTCAGGAGACAGATGGTCCGAAATTTCAGGAAACCCCTCATCGTCGCCTCTCCGAAGACATTGCTCAGACTCCCT GCAGCTGTGTCAACTCTTCAAGAAATGGCCCCAGGAACAACATTCAAACCAGTCATTGGTGATTCATCTGTGGATCCCCAAAA GGTGAAGAGTCTAGTGTTCTGCTCTGGCAAACATTTCTATGCTCTGCTAAAGCAAAGAGACTCTCTGGAGGCCAAGAAGCATGACTTTGCCATCATCCGAATAGAAGAACTCTGTCCTTTCCCATTAGATTCGCTGCAGCAAGAGATGAGCAGATACAAACACGTTAGAG gaaagccccagttCTTCGCCATCAACATCGAGAGCCGTGTAgcctga
- the DHTKD1 gene encoding 2-oxoadipate dehydrogenase complex component E1 isoform X3, which translates to MAFATVAAARLGLSRAPSLLRRGYQTERGVYGYRPRKRESREPQGGLARPPVDHGLARLVTVYCEHGHKAAKINPLFTGRALQENVPEIQALVQTLQGPFNTAGLLNMGKEEASLKEVVAYLNQIYCGQISIETSQLQSQEEKDWFAKRFEELKKEAFTTEERKHLLKLMLESQAFDHFLATKFATVKRYGGEGAESMMGFFYELLRMAAYSGVTDVIIGMPHRGRLNLLTGLLQFPPELMFRKMRGLSEFPENVSAVGDVLSHLTSSVDLDFGAHHPLHVTMLPNPSHLEAVNPVAVGKTRGRQQSRQDGDYSPDSSAQPGDKVICLQVHGDASFCGQGIVPETFTLSNLPHFRIGGSIHLIVNNQLGYTTPAERGRSSLYCSDIGKLVGCAIIHVNGDSPEEVVHAARLALEYQRQFRKDVIVDLLCYRQWGHNELDEPLFTNPVMYQIIRARKSIPDTYAENLVASGLMTQEEVSEIKASYYAKLNGHLANMAHYSPPATHLQAHWRGLVQPEASITTWNTGVPPDLLRFIGRKSVEVPEELQVHSHLLKMFVQSRLEKVMDGTKLDWATAEALALGSLLAEGFNVRLSGQDVGRGTFSQRHAMVVCQKTDDTYIPLNHMDPNQKGFLEVSNSPLSEEAVLGFEYGMSIESPKLLPLWEAQFGDFFNGAQIIFDTFISGGEAKWLLQSGLVVLLPHGYDGAGPDHSSCRIERFLQAAVSTLQEMAPGTTFKPVIGDSSVDPQKVKSLVFCSGKHFYALLKQRDSLEAKKHDFAIIRIEELCPFPLDSLQQEMSRYKHVRDFTWSQEEPQNMGPWFFVSPRFEKQLACKLRLVSRPALPVSAVGIGTVHLQQQEEVLAKTFT; encoded by the exons TGGATCACGGCCTTGCCAGGTTGGTAACCGTATATTGCGAGCACGGTCACAAAGCAGCCAAAATCAACCCCCTCTTCACTGGCCGAGCGCTGCAGGAGAATGTGCCTGAAATCCAAGCCCTCGTGCAGACTTTGCAGGGACCCTTCAATACTGCAG GCTTATTGAacatggggaaggaggaggcctCTCTCAAGGAAGTCGTGGCCTATCTCAACCAGATCTACTGTGGGCAGATTTCTATTGAAACGTCCCAGCTTCAGAGCCAGGAGGAGAAAGACTGGTTTGCCAAGAGGTTTGAGGAACTGAAAAAGGAGGCATTTACCACAGAAGAGCGAAAACATTTGTTGAAACTCATGCTAGAATCTCAG GCGTTTGACCACTTTTTGGCCACCAAGTTTGCCACGGTGAAGCGATACGGAGGCGAAGGGGCTGAAAGCATGATGGGCTTTTTCTACGAGCTGCTGAGAATGGCTGCCTACAGCGGGGTCACCGATGTCATTATTGGGATGCCCCATAGAGGGAGGCTGAACCTACTGACAGGCCTTCTGCAGTTCCCTCCAGAG TTGATGTTCCGTAAAATGCGAGGCTTAAGTGAATTTCCGGAAAACGTCTCCGCCGTTGGCGATGTCCTGTCTCACCTGACCTCCTCGGTTGACCTGGACTTCGGGGCACACCATCCCCTCCACGTGACCATGCTCCCTAACCCCTCCCACCTGGAAGCCGTGAACCCCGTGGCTGTCGGGAAGACCCGTGGGAGGCAGCAGTCGAGGCAGGATGGGGACTACTCTCCAGACAGTTCGGCTCAGCCTGGGGACAAAGTCATTTGCCTGCAG GTTCACGGTGATGCTTCTTTCTGTGGCCAAGGGATCGTTCCTGAAACATTTACGCTCTCGAATCTCCCACATTTCAGAATTGGTGGGAGCATCCATCTGATTGTCAATAACCAGCTGGGCTACACCACTCCTGCAGAGAGAGGAAGGTCTTCCTTGTACTGCAGTGACATCG GGAAGCTTGTGGGCTGTGCCATCATCCACGTCAATGGAGACAGCCCGGAGGAGGTGGTCCACGCGGCACGACTGGCCTTGGAGTATCAGCGCCAGTTCCGGAAGGACGTGATTGTTGACTTGCTGTGCTACAGGCAGTGGGGCCACAATGAGCTGGATGAGCCCTTGTTCACCAACCCGGTCATGTACCAGATCATCAG AGCCCGGAAGAGCATCCCCGACACATATGCCGAGAACCTTGTGGCCAGTGGACTCATGACCCAGGAGGAGGTGTCAGAAATCAAAGCCTCCTACTACGCGAAGTTGAACGGCCATTTAGCTAACATGGCCCACTACAGCCCACCTGCCACGCACCTGCAGGCCCACTGGCGGGGCCTGGTTCAGCCGGAAGCGTCCATCACCACCTGGAACACAGGGGTGCCCCCTGACCTCCTGCGGTTTATCGGCAGGAAGTCTGTGGAGGTGCCAGAGGAGCTCCAGGTGCACAGTCACCTTCTGAAGATGTTTGTTCAG TCCCGATTGGAGAAAGTGATGGATGGAACAAAGTTAGACTGGGCCACAGCTGAAGCTCTTGCCTTGGGTTCATTGCTTGCTGAAG GTTTTAATGTCCGACTGAGTGGCCAGGATGTTGGCCGTGGAACCTTCAGCCAGAGGCATGCAATGGTTGTCTGCCAGAAGACTGATGACACCTATATCCCCCTGAACCATATGGACCCTAATCAGAAGGGGTTTCTAGAG GTTAGCAACAGCCCGCTGTCGGAAGAGGCTGTCCTGGGATTCGAGTATGGGATGAGCATCGAAAGCCCGAAGCTGCTGCCCCTCTGGGAGGCTCAGTTTGGCGATTTCTTCAACGGCGCCCAGATCATCTTTGACACGTTCATCTCCGGAG GAGAGGCCAAGTGGCTCCTGCAGAGTGGCCTCGTCGTCCTCCTCCCGCATGGCTACGACGGGGCTGGGCCGGACCACTCGTCTTGTCGGATAGAGCGTTTCTTGCAG GCAGCTGTGTCAACTCTTCAAGAAATGGCCCCAGGAACAACATTCAAACCAGTCATTGGTGATTCATCTGTGGATCCCCAAAA GGTGAAGAGTCTAGTGTTCTGCTCTGGCAAACATTTCTATGCTCTGCTAAAGCAAAGAGACTCTCTGGAGGCCAAGAAGCATGACTTTGCCATCATCCGAATAGAAGAACTCTGTCCTTTCCCATTAGATTCGCTGCAGCAAGAGATGAGCAGATACAAACACGTTAGAG ATTTTACTTGGAGTCAGGAGGAGCCTCAGAACATGGGtccttggttttttgtttctccaAGATTTGAAAAGCAGCTGGCCTGCAAG ctTCGACTTGTGAGCCGACCTGCGTTGCCGGTCTCCGCGGTGGGGATCGGCACCGTGCACCTCCAGCAGCAAGAAGAAGTCCTCGCCAAGACCTTCACCTGA